GATCTGGGTGGTGCGCTCGTCCGAGATCGCGGCGAGCTCGCCCTCCGACAAGGGACCGCTGTTCGAGCCGTCCAACTCCAAAGTCTACCGCCACCCGACCTTCTTCAAGATTCCCGACGAAGTGGGGCATATGTGATGGCCGCGCTTCTCGACGCCGACACCGGGGCCGATATCGACCGCGCCGGCCTGACCGAGTTCCTGCTGCGCATGGGCGACAACGCGCTCGTCCTCGGCCATCGCGTCTCGGAATGGTGCGGCCACTCGCCGGTGCTGGAGGAGGACATCGCGCTCGCCAACACCGCGCTCGACCTGATCGGCCAGACCCAGCTCTGGCTCGGCCTTGCCGGCGAGGTCGAGGGCAAGGGCCGCACGGCCGACAACCTCGCCTATCTGCGCGACGCGCA
This genomic window from Rhizobiaceae bacterium contains:
- a CDS encoding phenylacetate-CoA oxygenase subunit PaaI; this translates as MAALLDADTGADIDRAGLTEFLLRMGDNALVLGHRVSEWCGHSPVLEEDIALANTALDLIGQTQLWLGLAGEVEGKGRTADNLAYLRDA